One Patescibacteria group bacterium genomic region harbors:
- a CDS encoding D-alanine--D-alanine ligase — MHKVRVGVLRGGPSSQYNISLQTGDNVLHNLNREKYTPYDILITLDGTWHLHGKETLPETVFSVVDVMFNALHGTYGEDGKVQSLLDTFSVPYTGSQALPSATGMNKVLTKQALVQLDIKMPQHLVIETPDNIEERAFDIFRNFPQPTVIKPVIGGLSVGVTLAKTPDEIAEGVRFAFEYAQQVLVEEYIGGKEATCGVVEQFRGEVLYKLLPVEIIPQKETGFFDYNAKYNGLHEEHCPGNFTFDEKKELERIAGLVHTTLGLYGYSRSDFIVSRRGIYFLETNTLPALTKIASVPKALETAGCSFPEFLDHIIGLAMARK; from the coding sequence ATGCACAAAGTAAGAGTAGGAGTTCTACGCGGTGGGCCGAGCAGTCAGTATAATATTTCACTTCAGACGGGTGACAATGTGCTTCACAACCTGAATAGGGAAAAATATACACCGTACGATATACTCATCACACTCGACGGCACATGGCATCTTCACGGAAAGGAAACATTACCGGAGACTGTTTTTAGTGTTGTTGATGTGATGTTTAATGCTCTCCATGGTACTTATGGAGAAGACGGCAAGGTTCAGTCACTTCTCGATACTTTTTCTGTGCCATATACTGGTTCACAGGCACTTCCTTCCGCTACCGGTATGAATAAAGTACTTACCAAACAGGCACTAGTCCAACTTGATATCAAGATGCCGCAACACCTTGTGATTGAAACTCCCGACAACATTGAAGAGCGAGCGTTTGATATTTTTAGAAATTTTCCACAACCAACTGTTATTAAACCAGTAATCGGTGGATTATCAGTTGGGGTCACACTTGCAAAAACTCCAGACGAAATTGCAGAAGGTGTCCGATTTGCGTTTGAATATGCGCAACAAGTACTTGTTGAAGAATACATTGGTGGAAAAGAGGCAACGTGTGGTGTGGTAGAACAGTTTAGGGGGGAAGTGTTGTATAAACTACTACCAGTTGAAATTATTCCACAGAAAGAAACTGGTTTTTTTGATTATAATGCAAAGTATAATGGGCTCCATGAGGAGCATTGTCCAGGAAATTTTACCTTTGATGAAAAAAAAGAATTGGAGAGAATTGCAGGTTTGGTGCACACAACACTTGGACTGTACGGCTACTCACGTTCGGATTTCATTGTTTCTCGTCGAGGGATATACTTTCTTGAAACAAATACATTACCCGCGCTGACAAAAATAGCTTCCGTTCCCAAAGCGCTTGAAACAGCGGGTTGTAGCTTTCCAGAATTTCTTGATCACATTATCGGTCTTGCTATGGCGAGGAAATAA